ctccttgCGTACTTGCGTATGTTCCGTTGATAGTCGACAATGTATATGTATTGGTCCGGCCCATGTgacaaggcgcgcgtgccgcgcgccgcgcacaggcacgccgaggcacaCGGCGCGGTGGCGGAATGCGAATAATGAACTCGCACGGCCCGATCGAGTCCAGGGcagccgcgctgcgccgcgcgtcctGCTCTAGCTGTGTGTCGCTGTGCGATGCACGCCTAGCCGCCCACGCCACGCCCTGTCCTACGCACCGATCCCACACGCGGTCTGCCGTCCCTCCCGTCAGCGCCCTTGCACTGCCCGATCGATCACCCACTCCACCATGCTTCTCTCCCCCGGCGCGACACAAATCACGTCGCACAAGCAGTACATTACCGATGGCATGGACGCCTCCGAGCTCGAGTCTGCGCCGATGGCGATGTTCTCCAAGTGGTTCCGCCaggcgaccgacgccggcgtgccCGAGCCGGAGGCCATGACGCTGACGACCGTCTCGCTCCCcaacgcctcggcgcctgcgtcggAGAACCCGGCGGTAGACAAGGGCGGCTGGAAGGtggatgcgccgcggccgagcgcgcgcatgGTCCTGCtgaagcgcgccgacgacaaCGGCTTCCAGTTCTTTACCAACTACGAGTCCCGCAAAGGcaacgagctcgaggccaaCCCCTGGTGCTCGCTCACGTTCTACTGGCCGAAGCTCTgccgctcggtgcgcgtctgcggccgtgccgagcgcctctcGCGCGAAGAGTCGCAGGCGTACTACGACTCGCGGCCGATCGGCAGCAAGATTGGCGCATGGGCCAGTCCCCAgagccgcgcgctcgcctcgcgcgaggagctcacgcagcgcgtcgagcagtgcgagaagcgcttcgacgtcccggccgccgcggcgatcgcggATGCCAAGGTGCCGATCGACAAAGacctgccgctgccgccgcatTGGGGCGGCTTCCGCGTGGTgcccgacgaggtcgagtTCTGGACGGGCCGTGCGAGCCGTCTGCACGACCGCTTCCGCTACGCGCGCGATCCCCACTCTACGGCACCGCTGAACGATGCAAGCTCCTGGACTAttgagcgccttgcgccgtAACTATGGCCAGTTGGTCAGTGCGCGGCACACGGCCTCGCGACCAACGTCGCCGGTCGTCGTCTCCACCGCGTGCCAGAAGATGTAGCTGTGGCGCAGtgcggcgaggtgcagcaTCGCCGCGATCAGCACGCACGTGTGGAAGAGCTGGTGCGAGGCGCCGATGTAGTCAAACGTCCCGGGCGCAAAGCGCTCGGGAATGTGCGCCACGTACAGCAGCGTGCCAAAGATGTACATCGCGCCACTCCATACCACATACTTGTAGCCAAGGGTCGAAAAGACAAACTCACTGCGCCCACTGAGGTACACGCCGTGGAGGATCGGCGCAACGCCGCTCAGGCCCAGCGCGACAAAGACTCCGGCACGCACTGGGCGGAACTTGGGCGTGGCGTACTTGGGCTGGACGACGGTGTACATCGCGAGCATGCCCCACAGCAGGATCATGGAGAGGTAGAAGTGGTGCACGTTGGGATGGCAATAGAGGCCGTAGCGCAGCGCAGGGATGTTGCTCCCGACAATTAGCACGACAATGCCCACATAGTCCAGGCGGTTGATGCTCTTGGCGACCGGCTGCGAGTGGCACGCGAGCGTGTGGAACGTCGCACTGCACGTCAGGCAGATGATCGCCGACACCAAAAAGATCGTCAGCACGACCTGGTCCGCGGCATCGGGCGGGATCATTGTCTGGCTCTGCCGCATGACGAGGTCTTCGGAAACCGTCGACGGGAGGACGTTGGTGTGGACGGGGAACGTGAGAAGCGAGTAGGGTGCCCAGGGTCCATGAGGCAGCAGGCCGCTCAGATCGACCAGCTGCAGCACAAGGAGGAACACGGCAATCACCGCGCCGATCATGTGCGTGTGAATGTTgactgcgtcagccacGCGGCGTACCGGTCTCGTTGTGCCAGTAGTCCCACACACTCCTCCAGCACTGGTAGTACGTATCGTGGCGGTACGTCGGCTCCGTGtcaggcgccgcggcaggcgcagcggacgccgcggcggtcgtgcgccggcgcaggcccgAGTCTTTTTCCGGCACAGGCGGCGCTTTTTCGGGCACGCGCGGTGGTGCGTCGCCAGGGCGACGGTATCCGCGCCTCAGATACGCATTGTCCTGCGCTACATTAGCACAACTACGCACCCCACACAGGCAGCTCTTCAAACTCGACCAAGTACGGGTTCCCGATGGTCATGGCGCTTCGGCCACCTCCACTTGCACGTGGCAACGATGCGGGTCTGGCCGTGGCTCGtcggtgcggcgctgctcgcggtagcggcggacgcgcggGCAcccgacgtgcgcgatgTGCGtgacgagcttgcgcggcaCAAGCATCTGCTACAgaaagaggcgcagcggccgtggcggccGGCGGATGTGCAGCTccccccgccgccgacggcgacggcgacggcgacgcctACCACCACGCCGGGCCTCATTCCCCGTTTCATCGGGGGAGCGGTCGTGTacggcgcgcaggccgtTGGCTACACCATCGGCACGGTGCAGGCCGTGTCGGGGCTCGTGtacgcgctcctcgcctcGCTCGTCTTCAATCTTGTATATATCctgagcgcgacgctctaTCCCCCCTGGGCCGTGTCGCGGAATGCGGCCTCGGTCGTGTCCGTGTACCTGTACGAGCTCGgggcgccggtgcgctaTGTCGCACACGCCTTCTACCTGCTGTTTGTGCGCTGGCCGATGCACGCGCTCTCGTCCGTGATGCATATCGTCTACCAGGCCTATGTGATCCTCGGCGTGGCCATaatcctcggcgcgctgcttggcgcCTTtgtcggcgtgctgctctGTTTGGAGAACCGCTTGTACGTAGCGCGGCTTCCCCGCGAACGCCCTCCACCGCGTCCATAATTCCCCACCAGACGCGTCCATGGCGAGCAGTGCAGGGAAAGGGTACCAGCTGCCGTGGGTGGAAAAGTACCGCCCTCGGCGGCTCGAGGACGTGGTAGGCAATGCGCAGAcggtcgaccgcctgcgtGTGATTGAAGAGAATGGCAACTGTCCGCATCTCCTGGTCTCGGTACGTGACGCTTCTGACGCAGGGCCTGCCCGGTATCGGCAagacgacgagcgtgcactgcctggcgcacgcgctgctgggcgACGCGTACAAAGAGGCGGTACTGGAGCTGAACGCGTCCGACGACCGTGGCATCGACGTGGTGCGCAACAAAATCAAGGTCTTTGCACAGAAAAAAGtgtcgctgccgcccgGCAAGCACAAGATCATTATTCTCGACGAGACGGACAGCATGAcgcctggcgcgcagcaggctctgcggcgcacgatgGAGATCTATGCGAATACGACGCGCTTTTGCTTTGCGTGCAACCAGTCGAACAAGATTATCGAGCCGATCCAgagtcgctgcgcgatTCTGCGCTttgggcgcgtcgccgacgacgagctcctgcggcgcctcgtgcagATCTGCGACGCGGAAAAGGTCGAGTACGCAGACGAGGgcctcgcggcgatcgtcTTTACGGCCGAAGGCGACATGCGCCAGGCGGTCAACAACCTGCAGTCGACGTGGACCGGCCAGGGCTTTGTGAGCGCGGACAATGTGTTCAAGGTGTGTGACCAGCCGCACCCCCTCGTCATCCGCGAGATGCTCACGGCGTGCAACAAaggcgacgtcgacgcggcgctcgacaagctcgacgaggtaTGGACGCTCGGCTACTCCTCCCTGGACATTGTCACGACGCTCTTTCGCGTGGTCAAGACGATGGACACGCTCCCCGAGCCGGTCAAACTCGAGTACATTCGCGAGATTGGCTTCACGCACATGaagacgctcgagggcgTCGGCACCCTGCTGCAGCTGAGTGGGCTcgtggcgcgcctcgcgcagcaggccatGAACCCCAAGTTGTTTGTCGTATGAATCATGCATTACATAGATGACTATGAGAGTTGCGCCCGACTGTacgcgccccgcgcgtCATCGACCTGGCCTGCCGccgacggtgcgcgcccgccgagaCCTGCACGAAGCTCAGCATTATCCTGACGCAGCTTCAAGTGCTCGTCCTTGAGGCGGCGGAGCATGTTTTCGGTGTTCCGGACAAACTGCACCGCGGTGAGGTAGTCGTTCTCGAGCTGTGCGGTGCGCTCCTGGTGCGACGCGTtcgcctcctcgaggcgcatctcggcgtcctcggcacggtgccgcagcgcctcgagctccgcccgcgcgctcgacgcatCGTGTTtccgcgcctcgctgcgcgtctgctcgagctgcaggctgaggcgctcgagctggtcgtgcgcctgctgcagctcggcggcggcctgctccGCAGCgtcctgctgctgctgcagctcgcgctggagctgcgcggtcTGGCGATCGTGCAAGAACTCggggcgccgcagcgtctcgtcgtCAGGGATCTCGACGTGGttctcggcgaggaggcgccgcagcgcgaggttcTTCACCTGCGCCTCCTCCAGCTCGCGTGCGTGCATTTCGCCGCTGGTGCGCGCGGTTTGCGTCTGGTCCTtgacctgcgcgagctcgtggagTGCCTGtgcgagctgcttgcgctgcgcagtaACTTCGCCAAAGAGCTTGTTGTTGGTGCGCTGGAGCTGGTTGCTGCGCTCCGTCGCCTGCTGGAGGGAGGTGGCCATGGCGTtgaccgccgcacgcgacTCTTCGTGCAGCTGCCgcatcgcctgcgcctcgtcctgcaAGGCCTGCACatgctcgaggtgctgctgcgaaacgtcgcgcgtgtcgaccgacgtgtcgcgctgcgtgccttgcgcctgctgcagcgcaatcagctgcgcaaggccgccggtcgccgcgtcgcggtgcgtctgcgcctcgcgctgcaggttGCTCACGAtcgactcgagctcggcgacgaccgtcgcctgctgctcgagctggttGTTCTTCATGGCAAGCTCCGCAACGCGCGCCTGCAGAtcggtgcgcagctgcaTCACCGTCTggccctgcgcctcgacctggcgcaggtgctcggcacgctgccgctcgtACTCGGCATTGCGCGCGTGGgcggcctgcagcgcctcttggaACTGCGCAAGAGTCGCCTTGGAGGTGTCTGCCGAGCGGCTCTTGGACGAGACActctgctcgagcgtgtcgcgctccgcctgGAACTGCGCCAGGGaggacgagagcgaggaGATCTGCGCAGTgtggtcgcgcagcagcgactcggTGACGTACGAGTGCTTCTGCAGCGCACTGTACTCGTCGTAGACCTTGATGTGCGCTTCTTCGGCAGCCACCGCACGCTTCGTCGTCTCGCCCAGgcggtcctcgacgagggcgcggagacgcgcctcgagcttcGCCTGGTCGGCGAGAATGCcgaccttgcgctcgagctctgAGTTCTCTTTGGTGGCGGTCGTCAGCAGCTTTTCAAGCTGCTGCACACGCTGCCGCTCAATatgcacgcgctcgtcgacatTCGTCGACTCGTTCGCGACGAGCTTTGCACGGTAGTACGCAGCCTcttggagcgccgcgacgcgcgcacgtTCTTGCGtcgcgacacgcgcctcTTCGCCTTTGatctgctcgccgaggtcggcacgcagcgacgagacCTGGCTCTTGAGCGTGAGCAGCGACTTGAccatcgcctcgcgctccgagCCCTCGGCACccgtgtcgagctgctcgacagcgagcgcgtcggcactGTGGGGGAGCACAAAGCCCTGCTtcacggcgagcgccagcaTCGACGAAAGCCACACctcgcggctcggcgcagcatcgcTCGCATCGAGCACAGcgccacgctcgccgacttCTGACGGGAGCGTCGGCATGCTCGGCGCAGAGCTCAGGCCGGACGTCGGGGGGGGCtgtggcggcggcacgctcggcggcatcgTGGGGgggagcgccgcaggcgcaccAAGtatcggcgcctcgtcttGTGCACGGTTCAGGTAGATGGCCGactgcagcggcggcgcggcgagcgccaccgactcgtcgctcggcggctgACGCGACATTTCCGGCGCACTTTGGAGGAAttccggcgcggcggccggcggtgcggccggcgacgcggcctggcccgcgctcggcaccgtGGTCGGAACGGTGGGCGGGACGATGGGTGTCGGTgcgggctgcgcggccgtgtacggcgacggcgcgggcggcgcggcggcggcgtacgtcgagctcgtgtcgagcgcacgctcctcctcggcaggcgcaggcgccgacgcaggcgcaggcgcaggcgcaggtaCCGGAGCCGGAGCCGGTGCGTCCTGTGCGCTCGACTTGGAGATGCTGCCGCCCGAGCGTTCTGTCTTGGCCGGGTACTTGATCTTGGTCGTGTCCAAGACGTGCAGGCTCGTCGGGTCGTCCTGTGCCGACCCTGTGAAAGACTCGCCGCCAATCACCAGGATGCGATTCTGCGCCGTGACCATCGTGTGTCCCGAGCGCCCAAACGGCGCCGGCCCCATGTGCGCAAACATGAACCAGCGGTGGCTCGTGATCTTGAACGAGgcgaggtcgccgaggtcgttgccgtcgacgccgcggccgccaaAGATGTACATGATATCGTCGACCATGCACGCCGAGTGTccctcgcgcggcgcgggaATGTAGCCGACGCACTTGAGCTCGCTCCAGGTGAGTGTCGCAAAGTCGAAGCACCACGTATCGTTGTAGTGGTAATTTCCGTCTGTACCGCCAAAGATGtagaggcgctcgcggaagACCACTGCCGAGTGGCCGGTACGGCGTGCGGGCcccggcgacgccgggcgcacgagctgccACGTCGGCGTCTCCTTGAGCGAGTTCAGATCAAAGCGCCAGAGCTCGTCAAAGAACGTCGACTCGACCTGGCCACCGAACACTAGCAGGTTTGAGCCGAGGATCGAGAGCGTGTGGCCGTAGCGGCCGACGGGCCCCGGCccctgctcggcgcccgccAGGACGCGCGTCCACTCGCGGTTGTTGAGATTCAAGAGGtagagcgcctcgtcctgcttgtcctcggcgcggatcTTGGTGTCGCCGCCCCAGAGAATAAACACGTTGGAGACGAGCACCGCGGcgtggccgacgcgcggTAGCGGCGCCTGGCCCGAGGTctgcacgagcgtcgcgttGAGGCTCACGTCTATCTtgacgccgctcgagcgctgGATCTGCACCGGCTCCACCTTGAGGATGTACATGTCGTTTTTGACGCTGTCGCGCACGAGACCACCAAAGATGTACACTTCGTTGTTGCTGCTTGTCGCGAGGTTCGTCGCGTGGCCGTAGCGCGGGAATGGCGGCGGGCTCAgcacgcccggcggcgcgcggcggttcTCGTCCAAGAACCGCGGCGGGTTCATGGTGATCTGCTTCTTGCCCCACGGGTACACGACGTTTtgctggcgcacgcgctccggTGTCGGCGGGGCAGCGGCCTGcatcggcaccggcgccggggccGTCATGCCTCCATTCTGCGCGGCATCGGGCGCGCCAGGccccggcgacgcgctcgcgccgccttCCGCGGGGTGAGTAAACACGGCAttgggcgcgtcgacgtcgcgcggcggctcggcgccggtcATCATCGgacgcacctcgtcgcgcgaggGGCGCATCGGCACCTGCGCGCCCGGGAGGGACTGGCTTAGCATCGGaatcggcgacgcgccaaGCTGCGTCGCAGGGAAACCCTCGCTGGTCTTGGGCAGCGAagccgcgcccggcgcgagcggcggcgcatcgtgcggCTCGCTATCCGAGCGCGTATGCGACACAATACGCGACACAAACCCGGGCCGGCCGggcaggcgcgcgctcAGCGGCGCATTAGCAGGAATGGCATTCGCTGcgaggtgcggcgccgtcgcgccggaACTCGCCgactgctgctgcgcgcgctccttctCAGCAGACCGCTTCTTCCCAAAGATGGCCATTGTCAAATGGCCCTAACGTAGTCCAGGGCGGACGTGCGTACGGTCAGTCAGCCaagcgccttggcgagcgagAAAGAACGGGTCGGTGTATGGGGAGGGAAagccgcgcgagggcgACAGGCCGTAGATGCGCCACACACGCAGGACCTGCATTGGCTCGGCGGGTACATGCACGCGGCACTTTGTTTGCATGCATATGCAGCTGGAGAATATCTATCACGTGGCCTCGCGTGGCTGCGCCGTCCACACCATCATGGTCGGCGTCCGCAGGCTGTGTCTGCTGGCtctcggcgcgtgcgcgctcgcgcacgcgcatcgctcgagcgtggcgGATGCCACGGCGgtgccgtcgtcgtcggcggcaaTGCCGGCTCAGGATATCGGCGCgagacgcgtcgcggccgcgtcggaTGCGCCCtatgcgtcgcgcgccgcggccgcaaCACCGACacttgccgcgcgcgcggacgACAACAATGACGATACGCTGCCTGCAGGTGGTCTCACGGTGACCAAACCGCCGCAGAACGCGGGCGAGTCGTACTACAAGATTGCGCCGCACGTCTCGGTCACGTTCGGGTGGTCGTACACGTCGCTCAAGACGACGCCTTCGCAGCTGTTTGTGGTCGCATCTTGCTCGCAGAACGGATACACGTATCCTattgcgccgtcgccgtcggGCATCCCGGGCACGGCGACCGACGTGACGTGGTACCCGTACGGCTACCACATGAGCGCGCAAGGCAACGGGCAGCCAGACCTCGCTGCTGCCAAGTACCGCCTGTTGATCTACGACGAACAAGGGCCGTCTGCCGCTGCCAAAGGCGGGCGTTTCGCGCCGAACAATGGCGTGGAGTTTGCCATGTACTATCCCCAGGCTTATACCCCTCTGTCTGGTACGTTTTTTTTTTCTATCTCACACAGAATGGACGTGCGGATCATGCAACGGTGCATCGTCCCTCTCTCCGCGATCGTCTGCGCTCGTTGCGTGGGCGATGACGCTGCTCACCGGcgtcctcgcggcgctcgcgctgtgGCCGGCGTAGTCCGTAGTGTTACTCACGTGACGTACGCGTCGCGTATGGCGGATAGACTTCGGCCGAAGAGTGTTGTGGTTGCGCCTGGACCAGCGCACACAACCTTCcacctgcagcgccgaTCTACAACTGGCCTTGCGCTGGGTGCGCATCTCGATTTGTCAAGTTTGCGGCTCGCAACTTGCATGCCATTAGTGCCACCCCAACCTATGCT
The Malassezia japonica chromosome 2, complete sequence genome window above contains:
- the PDX3 gene encoding pyridoxal 5'-phosphate synthase (COG:H; EggNog:ENOG503NZQH; BUSCO:EOG09264ZXA), which produces MLLSPGATQITSHKQYITDGMDASELESAPMAMFSKWFRQATDAGVPEPEAMTLTTVSLPNASAPASENPAVDKGGWKVDAPRPSARMVLLKRADDNGFQFFTNYESRKGNELEANPWCSLTFYWPKLCRSVRVCGRAERLSREESQAYYDSRPIGSKIGAWASPQSRALASREELTQRVEQCEKRFDVPAAAAIADAKVPIDKDLPLPPHWGGFRVVPDEVEFWTGRASRLHDRFRYARDPHSTAPLNDASSWTIERLAP
- a CDS encoding uncharacterized protein (EggNog:ENOG503NVEP; COG:T; TransMembrane:7 (i101-122o167-191i203-224o230-250i262-284o296-315i336-359o)) translates to MTIGNPYLVEFEELPVWAQDNAYLRRGYRRPGDAPPRVPEKAPPVPEKDSGLRRRTTAAASAAPAAAPDTEPTYRHDTYYQCWRSVWDYWHNETVNIHTHMIGAVIAVFLLVLQLVDLSGLLPHGPWAPYSLLTFPVHTNVLPSTVSEDLVMRQSQTMIPPDAADQVVLTIFLVSAIICLTCSATFHTLACHSQPVAKSINRLDYVGIVVLIVGSNIPALRYGLYCHPNVHHFYLSMILLWGMLAMYTVVQPKYATPKFRPVRAGVFVALGLSGVAPILHGVYLSGRSEFVFSTLGYKYVVWSGAMYIFGTLLYVAHIPERFAPGTFDYIGASHQLFHTCVLIAAMLHLAALRHSYIFWHAVETTTGDVGREAVCRALTNWP
- the RFC4 gene encoding replication factor C subunit 4 (COG:L; EggNog:ENOG503NUUJ; SECRETED:SignalP(1-21); TransMembrane:3 (n3-14c19/20o100-124i136-156o176-198i)): MRVWPWLVGAALLAVAADARAPDVRDVRDELARHKHLLQKEAQRPWRPADVQLPPPPTATATATPTTTPGLIPRFIGGAVVYGAQAVGYTIGTVQAVSGLVYALLASLVFNLVYILSATLYPPWAVSRNAASVVSVYLYELGAPVRYVAHAFYLLFVRWPMHALSSVMHIVYQAYVILGVAIILGALLGAFVGVLLCLENRFAGKGYQLPWVEKYRPRRLEDVVGNAQTVDRLRVIEENGNCPHLLVSGLPGIGKTTSVHCLAHALLGDAYKEAVLELNASDDRGIDVVRNKIKVFAQKKVSLPPGKHKIIILDETDSMTPGAQQALRRTMEIYANTTRFCFACNQSNKIIEPIQSRCAILRFGRVADDELLRRLVQICDAEKVEYADEGLAAIVFTAEGDMRQAVNNLQSTWTGQGFVSADNVFKVCDQPHPLVIREMLTACNKGDVDAALDKLDEVWTLGYSSLDIVTTLFRVVKTMDTLPEPVKLEYIREIGFTHMKTLEGVGTLLQLSGLVARLAQQAMNPKLFVV
- a CDS encoding uncharacterized protein (EggNog:ENOG503NXSA; BUSCO:EOG092608GK; COG:S) is translated as MAIFGKKRSAEKERAQQQSASSGATAPHLAANAIPANAPLSARLPGRPGFVSRIVSHTRSDSEPHDAPPLAPGAASLPKTSEGFPATQLGASPIPMLSQSLPGAQVPMRPSRDEVRPMMTGAEPPRDVDAPNAVFTHPAEGGASASPGPGAPDAAQNGGMTAPAPVPMQAAAPPTPERVRQQNVVYPWGKKQITMNPPRFLDENRRAPPGVLSPPPFPRYGHATNLATSSNNEVYIFGGLVRDSVKNDMYILKVEPVQIQRSSGVKIDVSLNATLVQTSGQAPLPRVGHAAVLVSNVFILWGGDTKIRAEDKQDEALYLLNLNNREWTRVLAGAEQGPGPVGRYGHTLSILGSNLLVFGGQVESTFFDELWRFDLNSLKETPTWQLVRPASPGPARRTGHSAVVFRERLYIFGGTDGNYHYNDTWCFDFATLTWSELKCVGYIPAPREGHSACMVDDIMYIFGGRGVDGNDLGDLASFKITSHRWFMFAHMGPAPFGRSGHTMVTAQNRILVIGGESFTGSAQDDPTSLHVLDTTKIKYPAKTERSGGSISKSSAQDAPAPAPVPAPAPAPASAPAPAEEERALDTSSTYAAAAPPAPSPYTAAQPAPTPIVPPTVPTTVPSAGQAASPAAPPAAAPEFLQSAPEMSRQPPSDESVALAAPPLQSAIYLNRAQDEAPILGAPAALPPTMPPSVPPPQPPPTSGLSSAPSMPTLPSEVGERGAVLDASDAAPSREVWLSSMLALAVKQGFVLPHSADALAVEQLDTGAEGSEREAMVKSLLTLKSQVSSLRADLGEQIKGEEARVATQERARVAALQEAAYYRAKLVANESTNVDERVHIERQRVQQLEKLLTTATKENSELERKVGILADQAKLEARLRALVEDRLGETTKRAVAAEEAHIKVYDEYSALQKHSYVTESLLRDHTAQISSLSSSLAQFQAERDTLEQSVSSKSRSADTSKATLAQFQEALQAAHARNAEYERQRAEHLRQVEAQGQTVMQLRTDLQARVAELAMKNNQLEQQATVVAELESIVSNLQREAQTHRDAATGGLAQLIALQQAQGTQRDTSVDTRDVSQQHLEHVQALQDEAQAMRQLHEESRAAVNAMATSLQQATERSNQLQRTNNKLFGEVTAQRKQLAQALHELAQVKDQTQTARTSGEMHARELEEAQVKNLALRRLLAENHVEIPDDETLRRPEFLHDRQTAQLQRELQQQQDAAEQAAAELQQAHDQLERLSLQLEQTRSEARKHDASSARAELEALRHRAEDAEMRLEEANASHQERTAQLENDYLTAVQFVRNTENMLRRLKDEHLKLRQDNAELRAGLGGRAPSAAGQVDDARGAYSRAQLS
- a CDS encoding uncharacterized protein (EggNog:ENOG503P4UR; TransMembrane:1 (i197-215o)), whose amino-acid sequence is MPAQDIGARRVAAASDAPYASRAAAATPTLAARADDNNDDTLPAGGLTVTKPPQNAGESYYKIAPHVSVTFGWSYTSLKTTPSQLFVVASCSQNGYTYPIAPSPSGIPGTATDVTWYPYGYHMSAQGNGQPDLAAAKYRLLIYDEQGPSAAAKGGRFAPNNGVEFAMYYPQAYTPLSEWTCGSCNGASSLSPRSSALVAWAMTLLTGVLAALALWPA